The genomic DNA ATATACATTTAATGGAACAAACAATATAATTCCAAAACATTGGAGTTTAACAGTGCAATATACATAGTAACATACATCAACATCATACAAGATACAACTAGTACTACGATAAAAAAATGTTGGTACGTACGTTTAAGTCAATGactatttgtttaaatataatCAAAGATTTTTATGATGTCATGGAGAAGGCAAGGCGTAGACCAACTCTATCCAAACTATCATTTGCAAGATAAAAGTTAGTgcaatcatttttttctctctgcaCATTTTCACCAACTAATGAATTAAAAACTGTATAATGTGAAGATTAAAGTGATAACCAATTGGCATAACCGTTCAAGGTGCATCAACAGTTTTAGCATCATGCTCTGCCTCGATAAGCCATTCCTAGACCAAATTATTGTTAGGTTTTCCTCCTAGTGGAGAAACCAATTGGGTTTGGTTAACCAAATTTGGATTTGGGCAATTATATTAATCCATGAGATTAATATTGGGTTTTGGGTTATGAGACACTATATAAACCCTCATCACCTAATTATTggcataagaaaaaaaaataggaaaatacgTCTTATTTCCCCCTCAACTATTATATCGTACCAGATCTACCCCGAACTTTGACCTCGTTCTAAATATCTCTCAAACTTAAGTTCTCCACCTATTTTTCCCCGAATTGATAGTTTTCATCAATTTCTCCAATTTTCTCGGTTTAAATGGTTTACGAACCAAACCCAATAATAACCGACACAAATTCGGTATGAAACCAATTTTTAAACCAGACCCGACCcatatataaatacaatatcttcttctgcttgaCTGGTTTTTCTTCTACCTTCCGTTATGAGGATCAAGAAAACACCATCCGTGAATTCATGCCTAAGAACAGGAGAATCATGGTCTACTTCAAACACAgtcctttcaattttttttttattttttttttgcttttacttcTTCAAATGTGCAATGGTTTCTCATTTCTTTGATTctcgtttttttaatttctgggtttggcaattaacaaaattaaaacaaaaaatttgggtTTGGGGTTTccgattgaatttgaaattcaGAAGTCTTGAACTTCTATCACAAGATCAATTCCAAAGAAATGAGATCACTATTTGTTGAATCGATCAAATTTGTTTAACGCGTGATAATTGGGAatattagggatacaatatctcacattggaagttgagtagaattttaagtggtatatataagatatgggccTCTCCATTCATTGCCAAttagttttgagttggaagcccataatctaatatggtatcagagcccgtCCGCACATGCTCTACCCAATCCACAATCGGTCCGGTCCAATAGTAGGCACACCGATTCATGCCCGAACATACCGAGATTGATGCTTAGAAAaaccatcatctcgagggggcgtattagggatacaatatcaCATATTGGAAGTTGAGTAGGATCTTAAGTGATATCTATAAGATATGGGTCTCTCCACTCTttaccaattggttttgagttggaagcccataaTCTAATAAGAaatttggagagagagagagagagaggagagagagagtttgggtGGTGTGTCTCGTTGGTTGGTTTCTTAGGGGCTGCTATTGGATTAagaattttaatagattttaattaacgcaggacattagtggatttaaaagtctaatgTATTTGTGTGGATTTTTAATgcatggatttgaaagtcattgacaatatattttttggtgattgttatagattttttttgaagttatttataggaaaaaaaaagaaaaaaattatccatAAATTGTGTTATACaccaaaatcatattaaatTAACAACATCAAGACTTTTACACAGGTCATGGAAGACTTCAATTAACATAGGGTTTGTGGAGTAAGAAACAGACactgaacccagaaaaaaaaaatgtgattatatCATGAaccctgaaaaaaaaagttatagatcatgaacccagaaaaaaataCTACAGATCATGGACCcagaaaaaaagttatagatcatgaatccaaaaaaaaagttatagatcatgaacccagaaaaaaaattatagaacacaaaaaaaaaaatcaaaaataacacagatttgatgaataagtgtgattatataaaaggattgaaaaaaaatcaaacaataatatgtcaaacaataagtgtgattatataacactagattttaatagatttttttaaatacacaATTGAATAGCATTTGATTTCTAAATACATCAAATTCCTTTAAAATCCAcgatccaataacacccccttagtttgatttttgggctttgttgttttgatatcgaattgaaattttgaaattctgGGATTTTTCCTCCATGTTGATTGATTCACAATCTTGCTTTCATTGTTTAAGAGCTAGATGTTGTACATGATTTAATCAATTGCAAACGATTATGTATGGGGAATCTCACGTCAGAGATGatagagaaaaccaaaaagaaaattaattttggtttattgatatttttaattttggggtttgatggtttaattttgaaatgagATTGAAAGTAGGTTTAATCCGGCTAATAGGATTTGTTAATTGGTTaaccaaatattaaaccaaCAGTGAACcatataaactatatttatGGAGAATTAGATAAGAAGTTTTAATTCACGGAGAAATAGGAATTGAACTATCCATTCGGGAAGAAATAGGTGGAGAACTTAAATTTGAGGGAGATCTAGAATGAGGTCAAAGTTCGGGATGGATCTGGTATGATATGGTAGTTTTGAGGAGGAAATAAGACGTTCTTCCAAAAAATAGAGAGGAGAGAGTTGAAGAGAAAAACAGAACCTTTAGGGTTTGGTGTTTTGCACGTTTGGACATTCAAACGAACTCCGATCTGGCTGATTTTTTTAGGATGGCTTCGTGTCTCAGTGTTCTACATATTTGACGGTGGAGATCTTGTTTTAACGGTTGGTGTGTGAGAAATCTGAGTTTCAGCGTGACTGGTAGTGTATGGAATTTCCAGATTTTTCTTCAGCATCTATCGTAAGTGTTTGTAAAATCCAACGGTGAGATCTTCTTGGTTTGTGCTGAAATTTTGCAGAGTTGTTCCTGACCTGTTTATCTAGAATATGTACGGTGGAGATCTAAATAGGTTGCCGGAATCTTAGTAAATCTAGGATTGTCTCGAACTGCatatttttagtcttttgtgttctctctcttgtgttgttttcttattgagATTGCTACTTGTAGCCTTAGTCTCTGGAGAGGACGTGGTTGTACTCAAATACATTGGTGATAGTGGAATTTTGAGTGGACTACGGTCCCGTGGTTTTTACTCCTCACATTGGGAAGGTTTTCCACGtactatataattttgtgtCTCGTTTATTTTACGCTTTGAAGTTTCTGCTACCAAGATTATTATATTTCCTCACAGGTTCACATAAGTTAGTGTGAAACTTTATTCCGCTGCGCAACTGTGCGTTGCTTCCCCAACAATTATGAGAATattttggtgaagaagattttCCATATATTGGGATATGGAgaaccaaaaatcaaaccaagaaatcttatatataccacttaaaTCCTACTCAACTTTGAACGTGAGATATTGTATCCATAATAATCAAACACTCTGATTTTGGTCCCACTTGTTACTACTTTGCATAAACTATACAATTCGATAAAAATGAGTATGAATTTTTGTTCGGTGGATTTTGGATTAAGTTTGACGCTAATCATTGTAAACAAAAGCTTTAGTTGGTCATTCATTACAAAGGTACAGAAGCAAACCAAGTCAATCAATTAACGTGGATAATGCTACATGCATTGGTAGTTTGGTACCTAATTCATCTTATAACCAATTAACCATCATTAATTATTCATTATCATTGGTTACATGACAACAATACATATCAACTTAAttacacatacatatatttactGTTTTCTCCCTTACAATACAACAATAGACGTTAATATAGAGAGATTATGATGAGATGGAGATGACATGAGAGTTTCACTGGACAATTTGGTTAGAAGAACCAATTAACGAGCTCGTCCGCGTGGCTTCCAGCTGGAGGAGGCACATCTTGCATCACCTTTTCATGCCCTTTTGGATAGTATATACCCGTGCCTTCATGTGGCACCCAACTAGTCGCTGGTGACGACGTCTCTCCGGCGCCGTAGAAGCCTCTCATCGTCTTCACTTCCTCTCCGGCGCCGGAGCCTTCCGTCTTGGCCGTCTCCCTCACTATGTCGTGTGACGCACTCTTCTTGTGAATCGATTTCCTAAGCATCGGCCTATATATATGCAATTGCATGCGTTAATATATGACATGACACTAACTAAGCAATCACACAACTATTATTTGGTCAAAGAACCAAATCATAACTTTATGATCATTCCTAGAATATGAATAGATTTTCACAATAGAGTAAATTAGcatagacaaaacaaaaatgcattTGCTCAAATAATCGGACACTATATAGGTAAACTTACTTGACGAACATGGTGTTCATGGTTTGTGCACCACGAGAAGAGAAGGTGGAAGTCGCCATGTCAATCTCTCTATATGACCGATCTCTAACAATGTGTGTATGAATAATCGGATATGTAGGTGAATATActaatatgtatttatattatgtttgtaTAGAGAGAGTTGcatctatttatatatactcaCTCACACACACATCATTAGAATGTGAATGGAATTTTCAACAAGATTTGaataaagattataaaaaaaaaaaaaaaaaaaaaaaaaaaaNAAAAAAGTTTGAGGATGGAAGGAATGATGGAGAGGGATCAATCCAGATGCACACTCCCCAATGTAGGATTTATCGTCAGACCCATGCCTCTTTTGTCCACGTGGCGTAATCCACGTCTTCTTATTTTGGATCAATCTTCAACGAAACGTATGCATTACACATGATCATGTTTTTTGTCCACTTGTGGCGTGTGCATGATTCATGACCCATTTTGACTTACATTGAGGCCTTATATTGAAAGCCCGTTTAAGACTCAACAAAAGAGTCTTTAATTTGAGGCCCATACTAGACCGGAATccatatttacttttaaaaaggattaattaatgaaaaaatctTGATATAATAAAGctatatttattaattgttgtgtgattatgtttttctcttctttctctcgttgCTTcctatgttgttgttgttgttgtagtctTTCCTTCTTCTCAGTTTCTCAGGTAAAATTCTCATCTCTTTCCTGACCTTCTCTCATCATCTATTTGTCTACTTtaaatttttgggtttgttttacTTTCATCTCCTTTGTGTTTTTCGTCTCAAagtcacgttttttttttgcttatctAATATAATTCGATATGTCGGTCTATATACGAGTTTCTCTTTTTCACCGATGATCGTTCGTGATTTGGTCACAAAATTCGAGAGAGTTGCCTATAGGTTCTCTTTTCTATATGATTTTGAGAACTAGCTATGATGTCAAAATTCTCAGGTTAGCGTGAGCCATCATCATGGGACTAGAATCTAAAGGAAGAGCTTGGTTTGGTAAAATCTATAACAAGTTGGAAACTTTACTTGTTGAGGTTGACTCTTTCACTTCTCAGGTACGTACGTAAGTCCATTGTTTCATAATTGTCATATTAAATTCTAGGGTAATGATGTTTTAGAGAGTAGAGACGATTAAGTTATGGTTTTCTTATGTTGGAACAGAGCACGCTTTGTTTAAAACCTAGTGATCTTCCGGGATTTGAATCTGTTAGAGGTGAACCAAAGGAAGTAGCAGAACAGGGCCGTTCTTCTGTATCTTATAATGTGAAGCAACACCATGGTGATCGTGTTGCTTCACCTCGACGTGAGAGTCTTTTTGATCCACCGTCTCATCAGAACTTTGACATGCCAGGACATGTTGTGGTTGAGAAACGAGTTCAAGAAGACAGTTTGCAGGAGAATTCATCAGCCTCCTCGTTTCCTGTTGGAGATAAAATACTCTCTACATCTCCGTTGATTGAAGACGAATGTGATGCTACTACTCTTGTTGATGAAAAACAATTAGTTACTGATGAAGAGTCTCATCAGGTCTTGTCTGATGGAGAAACACACTCTACAGAAGAGTATCATGATGCTAATCTGACATCAGCCACTACTATTGGTGATGAAGAACCTGTAGTTACTGATGATGAGTCTAATGGAGAAGCACTCTCTACATCTCCATTGCTTGAAGAGTATCATGATGCTAATCTGACATCAGCAACTACTGTTAGTGATGAAGAAACAATAGTTACTGATGAAGAGGAGACTCATATCACTAACACATTGACACCTCAGATATTTTCTGATCAACCAAAGGAAGCTACAGAGGACAGTTCTTCCGAAGCTTCTATCATGCAGCAAGACCATGACCCTGTTGATTCACCGAGTTGTAAAACTCCTTCTGATCAACCAAAGGAAGCTGCAGAGGACAGTTCTTCCGAAGCTTCTATCATGCAGCAAGACCATGACCCTGTTGATTCACCGAGTTGTAAAATTCCTTCTGATCAACCAAAGGAAGCTGCAGAGGACAGTTCTTCCGAAGCTTCTATTGTGCAGAAAGACCATTTACTCTATTCACCGAGTTGTAAAAGTCGTTCTGATCCACCGTCACATCAGAAATTTGACATTTCAGAACATGTTCTAGTTGAGGAACGAGTTCAAGGCGATATTTTGCAGGAGAATTTAGTTCAAGAAGATGGTTTTGAGGAGAATATATCGCCCTCCTCCTCCTTGTCTGACGAAGAAATACTGTCTACATCTCCATTGCTTGAAGAGTATTGGGATACTTCTCTGACATCAGCCTCTACTATTGGTGATGAAGAATCAATAATTACTGATGATGAGTCTCAGAACACCAATACATTAACCACTCAAAACTCTTCTCCTGGAAGCTCTTTGGTTTTTCCAGATGGGGAAAGTGTAGAAGAAGTTAGAGTTGAATCCTCCTTGCCGGATGGAGAAATACTTTCTACATCTTCATTGCTTGAAGACTACTGTGATGCTAATTTGACATCAACCACTACTCTTGGTGATGAAGAACCAATAGTTACCGATGATGAGTCTCGGATCACTAACACTTTCACCCCTCATAAAGTTTCTCCATGCGGGGAAAGTGTAGAAGTTGGAGATGTATCGTGCAGAGGTGTTGTTTCCACAGAATCTCAATCTACTCAAAGTTCTATAAGAGGTTTTGGGACAGTAGCAGAGAGTAATGATGACGCCGTTCTTCCTGCGCTTGGTATCTTTAAGGATAATGATTCAAGTCCGAACGATCCACTCGCCACCAAGATTACAGATGTACCTGTTCAAGATAATGTGCCAAACATGAGATCCTCTAATGCGGGTTGGTGCttctgttttctctatttttaaaaaaattctactCATTTCTGGTTCACTTAACAGTTCTAAAACCTTCAATTGGTCTCCTCACacgttttcttttgttagatGTGATGAATGACAAATCTGATGTTGCTCCATTGGATATCAATGCATTGTACCACATCGATTTTCGAGAAGACTCCTCGTATGTTGACAACAATGCAATGCGTGTTAAGACCATTTCTCCATTGGATACCAATGCATTAAACAGCATGCAATCTCGAGAAGACCCCTTGTATGTTGACGACAGTGTGCTTTATGCAATGCATCTTAGGACTAAGAAACTCAGATCCTTCAAGGTTCTAAACTGctttctccctctttctctaAGATATTTCTTTGTGATATATAAACTTGAACCTTAACTTTCTTTTTAGTGAATACTAATCTTGATTACAGATTGTTCTGACTGATATTATACTTGAATTTTGGCTTACATGATCTAACCCCTTAGAAAATCTTAGCATTAATTATCTCTCATCGCCTAATTTTACCTGTCTCTATAATCAGCAGAGAAAGATCTTGGATGCTTTAacttcaaaaagaagaagagagaaggaatATGAGCAACTTGCAATTTGGTTTGGAGATGCGGAGATGGGTTCTGATCTGGCCACTGGGGAAGACTCTAAACAAGTGAAAGCCATGGACTCCAAAAGCTCACAGCTACTTGAATCAGAAGATTCCCAATGGGAGCTATTGTGAGATTTTTTGTTCACCTCATATTGTACAAGTTAAAATACGCCCTGTGATTTATCTTGAGTGAGACTCATGTTACCTTATTTAAACATAAATGAGCTAACCTGCTCTGTGATTGAAGCTTTTTTGACAGtgaataaccaaaaatattatccCATCTTTTCTTGCTTTCATATCTGCTCCAAAACAAAACTTGATAAACTTGAGCTTGACACTCCCAAGAAGGGATCAGAATGAATTGCGGTGACTGCGTAGCAAATATGCATATAGAATCTCATTCCATGTATCAGGAACTCCTGGCAAACACCAGTGGATGCAATCTCCATATTTTTTAGGATCAGCTCTTTGTTCCTTTGTCAAGAGCTTCCCTCTCCGTTCACCATACACAGTTGTATGTCCATCTTTTCTATATTCTGAGAGTTTTGTAATGTTCAGGAACGTGACATTTTCTCCAACTCTTCTAAGAACATCACCAACTATCTTCATGATTTCTTGATTTGATCCTGTGCCCCAATATGATGGTTTGTCTATTGGATATAACTCATCATAACATGTTCCATCGCTTCCTGGATTCCACTCCCAGCTCCTGCAAAAAAGATCACACACCAAAATCACTATCCTTGTCTTTGGAAATTGAATATGCTTTCTCTAATAACCATCTATAATCTGTTAAGTGTTACATACCATAGATGAGTAGGAGACATAC from Camelina sativa cultivar DH55 chromosome 7, Cs, whole genome shotgun sequence includes the following:
- the LOC104702006 gene encoding uncharacterized protein LOC104702006; translation: MATSTFSSRGAQTMNTMFVKPMLRKSIHKKSASHDIVRETAKTEGSGAGEEVKTMRGFYGAGETSSPATSWVPHEGTGIYYPKGHEKVMQDVPPPAGSHADELVNWFF
- the LOC104702007 gene encoding uncharacterized protein LOC104702007 isoform X1; its protein translation is MGLESKGRAWFGKIYNKLETLLVEVDSFTSQSTLCLKPSDLPGFESVRGEPKEVAEQGRSSVSYNVKQHHGDRVASPRRESLFDPPSHQNFDMPGHVVVEKRVQEDSLQENSSASSFPVGDKILSTSPLIEDECDATTLVDEKQLVTDEESHQVLSDGETHSTEEYHDANLTSATTIGDEEPVVTDDESNGEALSTSPLLEEYHDANLTSATTVSDEETIVTDEEETHITNTLTPQIFSDQPKEATEDSSSEASIMQQDHDPVDSPSCKTPSDQPKEAAEDSSSEASIMQQDHDPVDSPSCKIPSDQPKEAAEDSSSEASIVQKDHLLYSPSCKSRSDPPSHQKFDISEHVLVEERVQGDILQENLVQEDGFEENISPSSSLSDEEILSTSPLLEEYWDTSLTSASTIGDEESIITDDESQNTNTLTTQNSSPGSSLVFPDGESVEEVRVESSLPDGEILSTSSLLEDYCDANLTSTTTLGDEEPIVTDDESRITNTFTPHKVSPCGESVEVGDVSCRGVVSTESQSTQSSIRGFGTVAESNDDAVLPALGIFKDNDSSPNDPLATKITDVPVQDNVPNMRSSNADVMNDKSDVAPLDINALYHIDFREDSSYVDNNAMRVKTISPLDTNALNSMQSREDPLYVDDSVLYAMHLRTKKLRSFKQRKILDALTSKRRREKEYEQLAIWFGDAEMGSDLATGEDSKQVKAMDSKSSQLLESEDSQWELL
- the LOC104702007 gene encoding uncharacterized protein LOC104702007 isoform X2 gives rise to the protein MGLESKGRAWFGKIYNKLETLLVEVDSFTSQSTLCLKPSDLPGFESVRGEPKEVAEQGRSSVSYNVKQHHGDRVASPRRESLFDPPSHQNFDMPGHVVVEKRVQEDSLQENSSASSFPVGDKILSTSPLIEDECDATTLVDEKQLVTDEESHQVLSDGETHSTEEYHDANLTSATTIGDEEPVVTDDESNGEALSTSPLLEEYHDANLTSATTVSDEETIVTDEEETHITNTLTPQIFSDQPKEATEDSSSEASIMQQDHDPVDSPSCKTPSDQPKEAAEDSSSEASIMQQDHDPVDSPSCKIPSDQPKEAAEDSSSEASIVQKDHLLYSPSCKSRSDPPSHQKFDISEHVLVEERVQGDILQENLVQEDGFEENISPSSSLSDEEILSTSPLLEEYWDTSLTSASTIGDEESIITDDESQNTNTLTTQNSSPGSSLVFPDGESVEEVRVESSLPDGEILSTSSLLEDYCDANLTSTTTLGDEEPIVTDDESRITNTFTPHKVSPCGESVEVGDVSCRGVVSTESQSTQSSIRGFGTVAESNDDAVLPALGIFKDNDSSPNDPLATKITDVPVQDNVPNMRSSNADVMNDKSDVAPLDINALYHIDFREDSSYVDNNAMRVKTISPLDTNALNSMQSREDPLYVDDSVLYAMHLRTKKLRSFKRKILDALTSKRRREKEYEQLAIWFGDAEMGSDLATGEDSKQVKAMDSKSSQLLESEDSQWELL